Sequence from the Argonema galeatum A003/A1 genome:
CGGTATGCTTCAATTGCGTTGGTATGCCGCAGTGCAGCTAAATAGCCGTCCAAATATAACCGCAAACTATCGTATCTATAGCCGCGATGCCACATCTCGACCAGGGCGTCGGTAAGTTTTTGGTAGTGGCGGATAGTTTCAGTGTCCTGAAGCATGATAGTGTCTTCAATTTGTCTGGTGTCTACTTAAGTTTACGCCTGTCGGCAAAAGCTTTTTTGATTGTGGCTTTGTCGGCTGGGGCGCTAGCGCAGCTTTGACTTCATCTACACGACCTACAATTAGATTGTGAGGTGTGCGATCGCTACGTTACCTTTATTTTAGCGATATCCCGGCGAAGTCCTTACCTCTGTAGCTGGATCAACTGGCTTATTCGGAGGTAAAAAGGACAGACGATCGGGCCTGGGAGTGCCCAGAGGAACAAGCGTGTATCCACAATGGAATGGTAAGCAATAAAAATACAGTCCAGTCCAGGGTAGCGATCGTTACAAATTAGTCAAAACGGCTCTGTTAACGTGAGATTTAATAAGGGCAAGGAAAGCAAGCCTCCGTGGAATCAGTTGGAATTCAAATTATTGAGGGAAATCCGCATCTGCGATCGCTGCTAGGTTGGCACTTGCAGCAGGCAGGATACCGGGTTTATCAAGCCGCTAGCCTCTATCAGGCGAGGGAAGTTTTCGATCTGCGCCAACCTACACTCGTAATCATCGATTCGGAAATTCCCGATGGGGATGCTGCCGAGTTTTGCGGGTGGCTGCTACGGCAGCAACAGCCGTATATTATGATGCTCTCGGCTCATAACACTGAAGCGGATATCGTCGCTGGGTTAAAAGCTGGGGCAGATGATTACCTGACGAAGCCTTTTGGTATGCAAGAGTTCTTGGCGCGAGTTGAAGCGCTGGTGCGACGCAACCGAATGGCAATTCCACCCGCTTACCTGGATTATGGGGATCTGAAAATTGATTTGGTGCAACGCCGCGTCCGCTTTAAAGAAGATTCGATCGATCTGACGCCGCAAGAGTTCAGTTTGCTCTATGTCTTGGCTCAAGCTGGCGGACAGCCGCTGAGCCGTTCGGAACTGTTACATAGAGCTTGGCCCGATGAGATCGATAACCCCCGCACTATAGACACTCACGTTCTCTCGCTGCGTAAAAAACTCGAAATTGACCCGCGCCAACCCAGCTTAATTCAAACAGTTCGCAATGTGGGCTATCGCTTTAATCCTGAGTTTCTTAGAGGGTACGGATCTGAGTTAGATGAAACCCCCCTTCCCCAAAAACATCATAATTATGGGTAGAAGCCTGACGACTGAAGTCGCGGCTACACGGAGAAAGCCCGCCTTTGCGGGCTAAATAATAAAGTGCTTTTGCGTTTCAAAGCCATTCATCAACCGCCTGCTGCTCCAATTGGATAAATGTTTCGCGCAGCTTGTTCCAGTCAAGACGATCGGCTTCTACGTCTTGAACGAGTTCTCCCTGTTGCAAATGCAAGACTCTCGTACAAAACTGCTGTGCTAGATCTAACTGATGATTAGCCATCAGAATCGGAATTTTAGTTTCCTGGGCCAACCGGATCGAC
This genomic interval carries:
- a CDS encoding DUF6761 family protein produces the protein MLQDTETIRHYQKLTDALVEMWHRGYRYDSLRLYLDGYLAALRHTNAIEAYRIHRLEEEATRYIYDRSNFEIPQTQPQSDYY
- a CDS encoding response regulator transcription factor, coding for MESVGIQIIEGNPHLRSLLGWHLQQAGYRVYQAASLYQAREVFDLRQPTLVIIDSEIPDGDAAEFCGWLLRQQQPYIMMLSAHNTEADIVAGLKAGADDYLTKPFGMQEFLARVEALVRRNRMAIPPAYLDYGDLKIDLVQRRVRFKEDSIDLTPQEFSLLYVLAQAGGQPLSRSELLHRAWPDEIDNPRTIDTHVLSLRKKLEIDPRQPSLIQTVRNVGYRFNPEFLRGYGSELDETPLPQKHHNYG